The following coding sequences are from one Veillonella rodentium window:
- a CDS encoding Glu/Leu/Phe/Val family dehydrogenase, whose translation MKAYNPYENMLNTLDVAAEKLGYSRSDYEVLRHPERELKVSVPLQLDNGEVRVYEGYRCQHSTLRGSAKGGLRFHPDSDENEVRALAAWMTIKNAIANLPYGGGKGGIKVDPKTLSQRELERLTRNFVRRIAPIIGVNTDVPAPDVNTNAQIMSWIADEYSTLKGEWSPGIVTGKPIEVGGSLGRNEATGRGCLIALQSYLAKKNLDIKNLTVAVQGFGNVGSVGTRLIAQAGAKVVAIGDVSVNIYNPNGIDVEKAYEYANSHGRSLEGYSEPGMTLIGGQELLAQPVDVLYMAALENQLNKDNMENIQAKIILEGANGPTTNDADKYFYEKGIDIIPDVLANGGGVVVSYYEWVQNKASYYWTEEEVNERLTKNMQNSFEAVWNMQQKYNVPPRQAAYMVALERLVIETTLRGYNC comes from the coding sequence ATGAAAGCATATAACCCTTATGAAAACATGTTGAATACCCTGGATGTGGCTGCGGAAAAACTCGGCTATTCCCGCAGTGATTACGAAGTATTGCGCCATCCGGAACGGGAACTCAAGGTGTCCGTTCCGTTACAGCTCGACAACGGCGAAGTACGCGTATACGAAGGATATCGTTGTCAACACTCCACATTGCGCGGCAGCGCTAAAGGCGGCCTCCGCTTTCATCCTGATTCCGATGAAAACGAAGTGCGTGCCTTGGCCGCATGGATGACCATTAAAAACGCTATCGCCAATCTTCCGTACGGTGGCGGTAAAGGCGGTATCAAGGTCGATCCAAAGACGTTGAGCCAACGCGAGCTGGAACGCTTGACCCGTAATTTCGTTCGTCGCATCGCCCCTATCATCGGCGTAAATACGGACGTACCTGCACCGGATGTAAATACAAACGCTCAGATCATGAGCTGGATTGCCGACGAGTACAGCACATTAAAAGGCGAATGGAGCCCGGGTATCGTTACCGGCAAACCGATTGAGGTCGGCGGCTCTCTAGGTCGTAACGAAGCGACCGGTCGCGGCTGTCTCATCGCGTTGCAAAGCTACCTCGCCAAAAAGAATCTGGACATCAAAAATCTCACAGTAGCCGTACAGGGCTTCGGCAACGTAGGATCCGTCGGAACGCGCCTCATCGCACAGGCAGGGGCTAAAGTCGTTGCCATCGGCGATGTGAGCGTCAACATCTACAATCCGAACGGCATCGACGTTGAAAAAGCATATGAATATGCAAATTCTCACGGTCGCTCCTTGGAAGGTTACTCCGAGCCGGGTATGACCCTCATCGGCGGACAGGAACTATTGGCTCAGCCTGTTGATGTTCTGTACATGGCAGCCCTTGAAAACCAATTGAACAAAGATAACATGGAAAATATCCAGGCAAAAATCATCTTGGAAGGTGCGAATGGCCCTACTACAAATGATGCGGATAAGTACTTCTACGAAAAAGGTATCGACATCATCCCTGACGTTCTCGCTAACGGTGGCGGCGTAGTCGTATCGTACTACGAATGGGTTCAAAACAAGGCAAGCTACTACTGGACCGAAGAAGAAGTCAACGAACGATTGACGAAAAATATGCAAAACAGCTTCGAAGCGGTTTGGAATATGCAGCAGAAATATAATGTACCGCCTCGCCAAGCGGCATACATGGTCGCTCTCGAACGCCTCGTAATAGAAACCACATTGCGTGGATACAACTGCTAA